The window TTTGAGTTATTGAAACTTATATACCTCTCAAGTTCCAGAAATACATTGTTAAAGCAAAAATAACTGTCAGGTAGATCCTTAAGGTTTTTGATGACCTCCTGTTCTCCAACAACGCCTTTATATTCTTTGGAATTTTTGATTTTTTCCAGATTATCAAGGTTTTCGCATAATGGCTGAACCCTATTTTTTATTTCATCGTTTTTGTTACTCTTTAGATACGTATATCTGTTATTCGAACTTTGAAGATTAGAATATTCTTTTTTCAATAATCTATAAATTTTTTTCTTCAACAATTTCTCAGCTCCATTTTGATTATTGGGTCTTAACTAAGCTGCTTCCCAAGAATACGGAAAATAATAAACCTTGGTGGAAATTTTGGTGAAGATACCAAAGCAGATGCTAACTATTTTTTTAATTTCATCATGAGCTGATCCAAAAATTCAACATTGTTTTTCCAAATCTCGTATTCGGAATCATCAATCAAGTTTCGGATCGTGAAAAATTGTTCTGAAACTCTTACTGATTGGGAATACGACTGGTTTTGGGATGAGCTCTTTAAATAGATAGCTTGTATAATCCTACCCACTTTTCGCAGAAGTCCACAAAAATGCCACATGTTTTCTCAATATGGCAGTAGTTTAAAAACTAATTTTCACTCTAATGAATAATAGTGGGCAAATCGGCAAATTGATTCTACATCTGTGTACATCTGCGGAATGTCTGATCCTATAAAATGGGAAGTTTATATTGTATCAATGTGCCCTTTCAGTTTGTCTAGCGCCTCGATAACACTGCCTTTCAATTGTTCAATGTGGTAAATTTGATCTTTGATTCCGTCTTCATATTTACACATTTTATCAATTCTTTTTCTATCCTCTTGCGTAATTCCCCCATCATTAATTTCTTTCCCATATAGATTATGTCTCTCTATATCGCTTTTTATTCTGTCGTTTGAAAGAAACGATATTTTTTGTTCAACTGCATTAAATAATTTCTCGTAATTCGTAGGTGTCCATTCCATGATATCAACTTCAAAAATTTGTAATACTTATTATACGGTTCAATATTTTAAAAAACTTTTGAGAGTTTATTTTACATTATCTGGAAACTCTGCAAACTCAAAAGATGGTTGAAAAACTGAAAAAACTCTTTTTTAGTTGCCTAAAAACTCAAATACAGACATTTTATAAGCAGCTGCACACAAAGGATTAGTAGATAGAAAAGCTAAATGAAAATGTGCATAAACATGCGGTCCATATTTAAACCTTGATACAGGAGAACATCAGGTTAAACATTAAACTGCTTTCGGAGAATACCGAAATAAAAAGGCCATGGTGGAAGTTATGAGAAGTAAAAATATTTAACTGTACTTAACATTTAATAATTTATGATTAGTTCATCTGCTGTAGGGCCATCTAACCAAATAATACTGGGAGCACTTATCGTATTAACCCTTGTCTTTATTTTGATATTCTTCGTTTTCGATTTGTTTTACAGTAAAAGATAAAAGTGAAATTGCACCGGTTAACAATACAATTATTATTTGAGCTTATCCCAAAACCAGTTTTGTTCTTAAATCAGTAAAGTTTCAGAACTGTTTTTCATGATCAGAAACTCGATTGATTATTCCAAATTTCGAATTATGGGAAGTAATTTTGGGTTTTAAGGTGAACTCTAAAAGAACTAAAAAACCTGCTTGAGGACCTATTTTATAAGTCCTCAACCGTGCTGCCGCATGAAATTTGCCAGTTCTTAATCTTCTTTACTGTGACCTTTATGGTTTTCGCAAGCTCAATTGCATCGGCTTTCATCAGGGCTTCTATGCTTTTTATTCCTGCATCCTCGAGTTTTCCTGCAGTGGCTTTCCCAACGCCTTCGATATCCTTGATGGATTTCGGTCTTTCCTTTTTCGGCTGCTTGGCCTGCTCTTCCTTCTGGGTTTTCTGCCATTCGATGAAATTGCAATGAGGGCAGCCAAGGTCCCAGGCTCGTTTTCCCTGATTGATTATGCGGATATGGTGCAGCCCGTGCGCCTCACAAGACTTGTCGGTGACAATGATCTGACCGCTCTTTGGCAGGGGCAGGGAGAAAGTGCAGTTTGGGTAATTGCTGCAGCCTATGAAACGGCTTCCCCTCTTTGAACGACGGATCAGCAGGTCGTTTCCGCATATGGAGCAGGTGCCTATTATTTTGTCTTCCCTGAGGCCTGCCTGGAGGGACTCTATGATATTATCCTTGTTTTTGTCAAGTTCCGAAAAGACCTGGGTCAGCATCTCCCGGGACTCTTCAAGTACGAAATCCTCATGGATGTTGCCCTCTGCAATTTTATCCATATTTTCTTCAAGCAGCTTTGTCATGTCCGGTTTTGTAATCGTAGGGGAATACTTCTCAAGAGTATCCATTACGGCAAAAGAGGTGTTTGTGGGCTGTACCGGGTTTCCGTGGATATAAGCCCTGGAATAAAGCTTACTGATGATCTCGTGTCTGGTAGCTTTTGTGCCGAGTCCCAGTTCTTCCATTATATTAATCAGTCTGCCCTGTCCGTAGCGTCCAGGAGGCTGGGTTTCCTTGTCCAGCATCTCTTTTTTTATTACTTTCAGGGGATCTCCTGCCCTGAGTTCCGGAAACAGCCTGTCTTCAGGGGCATTGTAGGGATAATACCAACGCCAGCCTTGCTCCAGCAGCCTTGCTCCATTTGCCCTGAACTCTTCCTCATCGATATCAAGTCTCAAGCGCATGGTTTCCCAGGTGCTTGGTTCGGCAAAAGTTGCAAAAAAGCGCCTGACCACAAGCTCGTAGACCTTCCATTCCTCTTCTTTCATGTCGGTCTTCTTTGCAAGGGACGCCGGATAGATAGGAGGGTGATCTGTTGTTTCTTTTTTCCCGCGAGTGGGGACAAGTTCGGCTTTCTCAAGCAGGGCATTTGCATATTCCTTAAAATACCCTTCCTTAAAAATCTCAATTTGAGCCTTCAATTCCAGAGTCTCAGGATAAACCGTATTATCTGTCCTGGGGTATGAAATGTATCCGTTAGTATAAAGGGATTCAGCTAAGCGCATGGCATTTGAGGGACTGAGCCCTATAGAGTTTGCCGCGTTGATAAAGCCTGTAGTATTAAATGGGGTAGGAGGCTGGTCAATTTTTGTCCCCTTTTCTATTTCCTTTACTTCCGCTTTTTTCCCCAGTTTTTTGAACACCTTTGCAGCTACCTCTTTGTCCAGGAAGCGGCGAGTTGAGTGCTGGGCGGAAAATATTTCTTTTGAGGCTGTTTCAAGTTCAGCATGGATCTCCCAGTAAGGGGTCGGGACAAATAGATTCCTTTCCTTTTCCCTGTCAACTATAAGTGAGAGAGTTGGCGACTGCACCCTTCCTACCGAGAGGAACATTTTCCCAAGCCTGCCAGCTGACAGGGAAATATAACGTGTAAGGGCTGCACCCCAGACCAGGTCAATGACCTGCCTTGAATGTCCGGCGTCTGCAAGATTAAAGTCAACGTTTGTGGGATTTGCGAATGCTACTTCAATTGCTTTAGGGGTTATTGCACTGTAGCGGACCCTGTCAAAAGGGATATCCGGATTTACCTTCTGTATGATATTGAGGGCTTCGACTCCTATCAGTTCTCCTTCCCGGTCGTAGTCAGTTCCAATCGTGACCCGGTCTGCCTCTTTTCCCAGGCTCTTTAAAGCAGTCACTATCTTCCGGTTGATTGGAGTTGTTGTAATCTCGGCGTCTACCAGGGCTCTGGCATCAACCTTCTGCCAGTTGTTGTACTCTTTTGGAAAATCTATCCCGACAATATGGCCGGAAAGCCCTACCACTGCAGTCTCCTGCCTGTTTTCGCCGGATCCGATCTCGTACCGGTATACGTCTACTCCGCTGACTCTTTCCTTCTTAGGACTTTTTGGAGCCAGAATCGCAGCTATCCTCCTTGCAGCTATATTTTTTTCCGTTACGATAAGGTGCATTTAAAACTCCGGTATAACTTTTCTTATAAGTACAGCTTTCATTAAAGTACAGCTTTCATTACATTTTGTGGAGGAATGCTGGCATACCCCTAAATTCCTGCCAGTCGAGTCGAAGCTTGCCTCCTAATTCTTGAAGTTGCCTTTTGCAATATAAATTTATGGATCAAATCTCAAAATATTCTACTACCGTAACTCTAATCAGGTCCAGATATTCCTTATTTACCTGTTTTTTCCTTTTTTTCGGGTTCTTTTTACTCAGAATTTTTACTTAAGGTTTTAACACCTCGTCTCTATACCTCGTTCGTCTCTATACCTCGTCTTAGTTTTCTTTTTGTCCCGTCTTCAATGAGTCTGAAAGCAAGCTCTACAGCCTCCAACGGGCTTTTTGCGCTCTCCGTACCTTCGATTTTCCATCTGGACTCTAGCAATACCACAGGCTTTCCCATCTTCAGGCCAAGAGCTATTTCCGAAAGAGTTCCATATTCCCCGGAAACCGCAATAAGAGCATCTGAAGACTGAGGTATAAGGGCGTTTCTGGCATGCCCCATCCCACTGAGAATGGCTATATCGATCCAGGGATTTGCTTCCTCCCGGCATGCTCCGGGCAAAATTCCCAGGGTGATTCCTCCTTCCAGTTTTGCTCCACGTGCTGCTGCTTCCATTACTCCCCCCAGGCCTCCACATAGAAGAACAGCTCCCTTTTTTGCAATCTCTTTTCCCACAGCTTCTGCAAGGGCTCTGGTCTCACTGCTGCAGATCCCGGCTCCTATAACCCCGATCTGCTTTCTTACTGATGGTTTCACTGTACATAACTCCTGGTCCTTCTAGCCTTTTGATTTGAGATTCGGTCAGGTTGCAGCCCTTTCTTCGAGTGGTTCCGGGACAATTGCTGGTATCTTCAGGATAATTGCTTGTATCTTCAAGATAATTGCTGGTATCTTCAGGATAATTGCTTGTATCTTCAAGATAATTGCTGGTATCTTCAGGATAATTGCTGGTATCTTCAGGATAATTGTCTTTCTCTAAATGTAACCTCCTTCAGATGTAATGGCTCTGCATTTCCACAATTTCAGTGCTGTTTTTTGCAGTTGAATACTCTTCAAGCGGTTCCCTGTTAAGTTCAAGGAAGCTGTGCCCCCAGTTAAACTTGGACATGACTTTTTCGGCCTGCTCTTTCTTTCCATAAATGTACAGGGCTGCGGCAAATGCCTCTGCGGAATTGAGTTTAAAAGGCTTTCCAAAGTTCACCGGATTGCCTGCAAGCAGGTAAGGAAGAGCCCTATGTTCCAGGTTCATCTTTTCCAGTTCAGGAAAAACCCTTTCCACTTCTTC is drawn from Methanosarcina lacustris Z-7289 and contains these coding sequences:
- a CDS encoding DUF367 family protein, with the translated sequence MNPTKSRDIPLYIYHAGQCDPKKCTGKKMARFELARLYDRISRLPYSAILLDPMAEKALSPADNPKKGIIVLDCSWEEVERVFPELEKMNLEHRALPYLLAGNPVNFGKPFKLNSAEAFAAALYIYGKKEQAEKVMSKFNWGHSFLELNREPLEEYSTAKNSTEIVEMQSHYI
- a CDS encoding TIGR00725 family protein, producing the protein MKPSVRKQIGVIGAGICSSETRALAEAVGKEIAKKGAVLLCGGLGGVMEAAARGAKLEGGITLGILPGACREEANPWIDIAILSGMGHARNALIPQSSDALIAVSGEYGTLSEIALGLKMGKPVVLLESRWKIEGTESAKSPLEAVELAFRLIEDGTKRKLRRGIETNEV
- a CDS encoding DNA topoisomerase I; the protein is MHLIVTEKNIAARRIAAILAPKSPKKERVSGVDVYRYEIGSGENRQETAVVGLSGHIVGIDFPKEYNNWQKVDARALVDAEITTTPINRKIVTALKSLGKEADRVTIGTDYDREGELIGVEALNIIQKVNPDIPFDRVRYSAITPKAIEVAFANPTNVDFNLADAGHSRQVIDLVWGAALTRYISLSAGRLGKMFLSVGRVQSPTLSLIVDREKERNLFVPTPYWEIHAELETASKEIFSAQHSTRRFLDKEVAAKVFKKLGKKAEVKEIEKGTKIDQPPTPFNTTGFINAANSIGLSPSNAMRLAESLYTNGYISYPRTDNTVYPETLELKAQIEIFKEGYFKEYANALLEKAELVPTRGKKETTDHPPIYPASLAKKTDMKEEEWKVYELVVRRFFATFAEPSTWETMRLRLDIDEEEFRANGARLLEQGWRWYYPYNAPEDRLFPELRAGDPLKVIKKEMLDKETQPPGRYGQGRLINIMEELGLGTKATRHEIISKLYSRAYIHGNPVQPTNTSFAVMDTLEKYSPTITKPDMTKLLEENMDKIAEGNIHEDFVLEESREMLTQVFSELDKNKDNIIESLQAGLREDKIIGTCSICGNDLLIRRSKRGSRFIGCSNYPNCTFSLPLPKSGQIIVTDKSCEAHGLHHIRIINQGKRAWDLGCPHCNFIEWQKTQKEEQAKQPKKERPKSIKDIEGVGKATAGKLEDAGIKSIEALMKADAIELAKTIKVTVKKIKNWQISCGSTVEDL